CTGAATGTCCTCCCACGCCAGGTCAGGTAGAATGACACAGGTACACGCAATTATTACTGAGACATTCATGTACTGTTACCGAAAGTACTTGCTTGTTGACTTGCCAAGCACGACCCATAACCAATGGCCCGGAAGGAAACCAGAGACCAGCCCCATAGTAGCAAGCAGAGCCTGCTGTTCATTTGCAGGCACATAGTCCcaagagagaaacaaagggTTACCCATATGGCAGCGACTCAAACTTGTCCAACCAGGAGAATACACGGACTTCAATGTATGAAGTAGGTATGACCACAGACTCTTCTGAGAGATCCGTCCAACGTGGTGTGGAACAGAGCGATCGAGAATCTTCCTCAACGCTGAGACCATGCATACTAGGCTTGTGGCTTTGGAGAATGCGCGACAGCCCCTTTTCTGGGAACAACTTGAATGGTGACGAAAGCGTCCGCTTGTCCCTGTACCTGTGCTTGAGTTTTAGCTGGTCAGACATAGACTTGTAGTATCAATCTTGATCCAATGAATGTAATGTCCGTTACACAACCTCTGGCTACATTAGGTGATACTCTTTAATCGGTGCACTTGATATCGCAGAGTACAGAATTGCGGTCCTCTGCTCAGACTTTCTGTGGGGTTATGCCACCTTGACGAAACATAGATTAGATGTTCAACCACAAACCGACTGGAATCTTAACAGCAAAGGGTTTAGTATCGAAGAATGGGGAACGCATGAATGCCACTGAACTAAGTTAGGTCAATGCCTGGCATTCGTGTTAACTTTCAGTCTTAGTAGACATCTCGTGACAGCCATTAACGGTCTGTGCGAATCATTTGTAAGGCACATGAAGCGTGGCTATTCATTTACAGGGGTAAGTGCTCACTTGACCAACGTTCTTTGCCTGAATATAAGCGCCCAGGCTCCTATAGTGGCTTAGTTGACGACATCCCCTGTTATGGCCAAGACGCAAATATGTCCAGCCAGAAGAGACCCGTTGCAAAATATTGCGAGCCATTCAGCGCAACCTCGTTAATAGCAGCCGGCCAGTTAGTCTAATTTCCAACCCACCAAGCATGTGGTATCACCGTTGCGCGCCAATTAGAATATGCTTGGGCAACATAGCTGCGGTGCTGCTTTGCAATGTCGGCTGGGATGAGACAGGCAGTGCTGGAAATTGCGATCTGGATGCATGTCGTGTTGAATGAATATCCATGTGCAAACCTGAGTGAGATGCAAACGTAGAGGTGTATTGCAGATGGTTTTATTAGATGCCAGACCAGATTACGATGAAGCGTGCTCCTTGGATGTCGTAATGGACGGAATAAGTTCATATATTCTCGCGCAACAGGTTGAGCCGTGCAGCTATCCCAGGCCATTGCACGCACAGGAACGCCGTGCATCAGACAGCTTTCACTTTATCTCCATATGTAAAAGCCCCCTGTCGGCAAGCCGAATCGCAGTGGGGAGGACTTGCCCGTTCTCCAGCAAAGCGTTGCACCATTGCAACAGCGACCTAGCTTTGACGGTATATAGTTCTTGATCCATGCCGAATATATAATGGTGACCACGCAGAATATTTCCCGTCAACGACCTGGTTCCGCCTGCGAGGAATGTCGTCGACGTAAGGTCCGATGTGACCGTCGACGTCCACAATGCCAAGTGTGCTTCGAGACTGGGATCGACTGTAAGATAAGCACCACGAGACTTCCAAGGGGGCCGCGGAAGGGCCAACTGCGGACATTGCGAACACGAATTGGTAAGTCTTGTTGGACGTCGACAAAGCTCGGTGCTCATACTGGTCAGCTGCCCTTGAGCGTTGCCTGGCCGATCAGCATCCGGGGATCAATCAGCAAATGGCGGGGTTGTTTGATGGTTCTGGAGTTGAGTGCGActctgaagaagatcctctCCGTGAAAGAGCTACACTTCCTGAACAAGTTCCCGAAATATGTTCCGATGATCAGCAAGGAGGTGGGTCGCCACGATCCCCCGATCCTCAGACGCGACCATGTGGACTAGTCTCCGATCTGATGCGCGCAGATCTGTAAGGCGTCCCATCGAAAGCTCGGCACATTGCGAAGGCATATACTAACCCTTACAGAGACCAGTTATACTTTGATCGTGTGCATCCCTCTGCTCCTATCCTGCAGCGCTGGCGCTATCAGGTATGGGCGAAACAGCCCAGAAAGAGCGAAGCTCAAGTGTGCCTACAGTATGCCATGTGGACGGTGGCTGCTTCCTTGTCGGCCCACTTTCAATCTCTCCGAGACACCCTCTATCACGAAACGCGCCGAATGTTGGATGCAATAGACTTGCGAAGCCCCATTAGCGGGATCCTAGCAGTGGAGCAAGCCCAGGCATGGGTGTTAGTTGCTATCTATGAGTATATGCAGCTGTCGCCCCAGCAGGCATGGATGAGTGCCGGTAGATGTTGTCGGCTGGTCTTGGGTATGCGGCTATATGAGATAGATGATCCTAATAGCCCGGTAACAATGGCTCGAGAGCATGAACCGAACTTAGTGGATTGGACCGGGCTGGAGGAGCAAAGGCGAACTTTTTGGATGGCGTATTCACTGGACCGGTTTATCAGCTTCCACAACGCGCTGCCATATACCTTAAATGAAGAGCTGGTATGTTTCGTTATCAAAAAGGGATATTACACATCTAATTAAAGCAGATCGCGACTCGACTGCCAACATCGGAGGAAGACTTTCAAGCTGGCCATCCTGCAGCAACTCAGTTTCTACCGGAAGTGATGGCGGGCTATTCGAGCAGCGATAGTTCTAACGTCCAATCATCCTTTAGTCAATGCGTCATCTTAGCCACCTTATGTGGCCGAGCACTCTCACACAAACAAAAGTCGGCTATGGAGCAGATCAATGGAGAACTGGGTGATGGACTGTGGACTCGACATCAATGGTTGCACGAAATGCTCACCTATCGAATCCAGGTGCTCTCCGTCTTAGCACAAGTGGACCCAATGCTCATTTTTGCGAGGCTCGTAGCGCAAActttggttctttttctacaTAGTGTACTGGAGGCGATAACATGGAAGACAGGCGAGCATTTGCTAGGTATGTTCGAGTACGAGCGCCTTTGCGTGATGGCCGCGCACGAAGTTGTCAACCTAGTGAAGCTACAGGCCCAATTAGGATATTTCAAGGTACTTTGCCCATGCGACCAGCTAGAGAAAGCTTATTGACGATATAGGTGCATCCATTGACCCCAATTCCGATCATGATGTGTACTGAATTTTTCACGGCACATCCTTATCTTGACGGCTCCTTCGATATCATGCTACAGGAACTGCTTGAGTGCCTGCAGGATTTGGACCACGTGAAGAATCCGAGCCAGAGCCCTAGGATATCTGTTTAGGATTTAGATCGGTGCCGTATAATGGGGTTGTGAACATACCTGGAGCATATCGATGTGTCCTATTAGTTCTGTCCATGTAGTATGGAACACCGGATATGATTATATGTTATCAGTGATTATCTAGGAGAAGACTGTGGTGGAGTATAAGTAATAAACTCCAGCTGATAGAAACGGCTCTTTCACTCTAAATAGCTTTGGCCTCCCTTGACCAAAGCCATACTGTAGAATGAGTCTATGTGAGAAAGGCCTGCGCTTCGCTACGTTGGGCATATGCCTTGCTAGCATTGCTCGgatggcatcaatatcaGTATTCCAAATACCCACGAGATATACGCATCTGGCAATAGATCAGCTGTGACAAGAAAATGGAGAGCAGCCACCGTGTGACATTGGGGCAACTATCACTGGTCCATAGACTCTTTGTGCATGTTCGTTGTTTGAGACTAGGAATGGGTCAGTCAGCCACCCCGAGGAGATGACCCGACGATAAACTCCGTCCGGCAATGTGTTTCGCTTAAGAGTTATTAATACAGTTGGGATAGACCAGGACTCATCCAGCATAATAATCAACCAATGTATTAGTCTGGAGCTTCGGCAGACGGTGACTTGACCCATGGCGGGAAACAAACAAGGTCTCACTCGGACAATGTTATAGTCCCCCACCCCGGCCCTGGTTTAACTTTTCCAGTTCAATGAGTCGCCCTTATCGCAATTCCAATATGCTAAGCCAGCTGGAGCCTCCACCTGGTGGTAATACTGTGCTCATTTTCGGCTGCCAATGTCTCTCGTTCAATATTGACGACTTCCATCGTCTCCGGGCGACTGTCCTGGAAACACCAGAGCATCGCTGGATCCAAGATGTCTTGTCGGAGCTGCCAGTATACTATCGAACAGCATCCACTACATATGTCCAGAAACTGAAGAATATACCCGGGACACAGCAGCTTCGCAATTTAGCTGAATGGTTCCACACAGGAAAAGTGCCGACGGACAGCTTTCCATTGCCGTATATCCAACTTGCCCCACTATTAGTGATAACTCATTTCACGGAATACTGGCAATATCTTCGCATCAGGCACCATAAAGGTCCAACATCTGTCAAGGAGTCATCGGCGGAAAGCCCGGTCGTGGAGATCGTGGGGTTCTGTATTGGGTTCCTAAgtgctgctgttgtttctGCCGCTCGTAACCAGGAGCAATTGTCGAAGTATGCCGCTGTCGCTCTGAGGCTAGCGACATTGATGGGCGCTCTTGGCGATGCGCaggagagggaagaggagTATACATCGCTTGCAACGGTCTGGAAAGCTGCCGAGCTGGAGAACAGGTTGCCATTAGTTTTGGAGGCATTTCCGGAGGTACGTCCTTTGACCTCCGATATGGGACCAGAAAAGTTGACAGAGTAGTCATATGTTACGGTACGATTCGACACCAACCGGGTTACTATCATGACAC
This window of the Aspergillus flavus chromosome 8, complete sequence genome carries:
- a CDS encoding fungal-specific transcription factor domain protein, with the translated sequence MVTTQNISRQRPGSACEECRRRKVRCDRRRPQCQVCFETGIDCKISTTRLPRGPRKGQLRTLRTRIAALERCLADQHPGINQQMAGLFDGSGVECDSEEDPLRERATLPEQVPEICSDDQQGGGSPRSPDPQTRPCGLVSDLMRADLDQLYFDRVHPSAPILQRWRYQVWAKQPRKSEAQVCLQYAMWTVAASLSAHFQSLRDTLYHETRRMLDAIDLRSPISGILAVEQAQAWVLVAIYEYMQLSPQQAWMSAGRCCRLVLGMRLYEIDDPNSPVTMAREHEPNLVDWTGLEEQRRTFWMAYSLDRFISFHNALPYTLNEELIATRLPTSEEDFQAGHPAATQFLPEVMAGYSSSDSSNVQSSFSQCVILATLCGRALSHKQKSAMEQINGELGDGLWTRHQWLHEMLTYRIQVLSVLAQVDPMLIFARLVAQTLVLFLHSVLEAITWKTGEHLLGMFEYERLCVMAAHEVVNLVKLQAQLGYFKVHPLTPIPIMMCTEFFTAHPYLDGSFDIMLQELLECLQDLDHVKNPSQSPRISV